In the Triticum aestivum cultivar Chinese Spring chromosome 2B, IWGSC CS RefSeq v2.1, whole genome shotgun sequence genome, ACACTTAGTCTTGAAGGTATTGGTCCAGTATGTTGTCTTAGCCTTGATGTTTAATATTTCCCTACTTTGTCTTGTCTCTACACGTTTACCTTATctgcattttatgcattaactagcaACTTACATTTTTTTTGCACAACTAAATAACATATGATGAATCAAAAGAAGCTCCGAACAAGTATGGTGTGCAACATTTGAGACAACAATCAAAGAAAAATGATTGCTAAAGCAGATACAGTTCATGTGAGTGATCTCAGCATAAATTATATGTTGCCTTATTGCTCTCGGGAAGGGAACATTGACATGATGCTCCAAGGTAGAGACAACCATCTAACTCTGTTCCCATATTGCTTTGAAGTTCACTTCTTAGTACTATGTATTCTGCACTGTATCGAGTATTAATTGAATATGAGTCCCTCCTTTGGATACTAAAGTAGCAAAGTATTTGTAAGTAATTTATATTTGATATTTCCACTTGCTACAAGTCCATAATTGGGATAAATACATGATATAGCCTGACATGGATTTGAAACTTTTTACTTATGTTTTTATCAGGTTGATAAATGCTCTCCACTAGAGGATCCAATGATTTCTTATGGGTACCTCATAGCCAAGATAAGGTCTCTAAAATGACAGCGAATGTTGGACAAGTATTTGAAACAGTGCAACCATGTTTGAGTCAAGAAGTTCAGTACAATTAGTTTGACTAGACAGGCACAAGGGCTTTGCTCCTACAACCATCTTTGTGGTATGGTTATAATGCTCGCAGGAAATATTTTTTGTTCACGTGTCTGGTTCAGATACTTCAAAACCTACAAGCTTATGATGTGCTGGTTTTAACCATGTAGAATAAGAATGATTGCAGACATATATATAGGAGAATAGGGTGTATGTTTTGGAGTAAAGCAGATTCTTAGAGTGAACCATGATGATGTACTATTTGCTGCAGAGTTCTGCCGATTTAGCTGAATAGAAGGGACAAACAACCACTATTCTGCCATTAAGATGTTCTCATACTTGTGAGAAAAGTTACACAGTGAACTGTTGTTGAAATATTAAAATACGTACATGTATTTGGATTTGTTAGTGAAGTTGACAAAAAGATCACCAGAATTCTTTGTGGGAAAATCCTTGAATATTGCTATTTATATGTTAGTAGATACTAAGGTGATATAAAGACCATGAGTAATATAAATAAATATGCCTCACCACTATATTGAGCCAATGTATATGTAAACTATTGGACTTTTTTATGCATTTAACTTTTCTTAaagattatttatttatttttgaaaataGATGGCATGGGCACGTTAACACACCTTTTATTTCACTTCATGAAAATTTAACTTTTTTTCAATTCATATCGTGTGGAAATTTCTACCATTCTATGCAACAAATGGAGGGGCGCGGCAACGCTTGCTTGCTTTGGTTGTATATTTGTGTTACTGTCGCCATGTTTAGAAATCTCTCCTTCCTGTTGTCTTTTTACTTTGATAATATTTGATTTGGTTATTGTTCGAGAAGTCTGTAATGGCGTGGCTGATTGATGTAGCTGCCTACTTGCCCAGGAACATGTAAGCCTGTTTGGTCTATGACATCACAAACTTTGTAAATCATTTGGTCGCTGTCAATTTGGCTAGCTCATCCCTCAAATGAAAAATGTCATAGTAGTATGGTGCTTATGCCATCCTTGCTGATAAAGTGCGGCCTTGGAGATTGATTATATGAGAAAGATAGCATTTTTTTATTAACTATGTTCATTGTGGGCTAAGTGGGTTATGAGCAatgcctcttttttttaatatcAACTCTGCATTGTAAACGAAATGTCATATTTTCATGATCAAAGCAACAATCTATGAACCAAATGTTGGCATTTAGGAACTTGCATTGCAATGTCTGTCTTTATGAATTTCACAATAATTTGTAGCTATGTAGTAGTGAATTCTAACTGGGGTTATAGAGCTCTTTTGCTGGACTATGTATAACTTACATAGCAAATAAAGGAGCACAAATGCCCACCACATGTACAATTGACCAAATCGACATTAAAATTCACTACTTTGAAAAACAGTAAATCTCAACATATATTTGTTTCAATCTCTAACATTAAAGTGCAtaaatagacgggcgcagcaatGCGCGCCATCATTGATCTagtagaatcatcaaaacaagcacacaacgcaaagaaaacagaatctctcaaaaacagaacagtctgtagcaatctgactacttcgaatacttctataactccaaaagtTCTTAAAAATTTGGACGACctgaataatttgtttattaatcttctacaaaaagaatcaactcaaaagcactcttctgataaaaatgaaaaataatttcgtgagcgcaaaagtttctgtttttcagcaagatcaaatcaactctcacccaaatcatcccaaaggccttgcttggcacaaacactaatttaaaccacaaaacacatctaaccagaggcataattgtgtattttattgaaaacaaaaagaaaaccaaaaagcaaaaagatacaagttgggttgcctcccaacgagcgctatcgttttacgcccctagctaggcataacgcataggatctaagtgttgtcctCCGTGATGTTTGCCACTTTAGTAAGGATCTTTTCAAATCCGGGAGGCTCTTTGTGATTACCTAAATTTTTCGGGAAAGAAACCATCTTGAGATCTTTTTATAAAATATCCAACCGTTTATTGCAAAGGTTAATCAAAGTGTTCATCCGGTTGATGCTACCGTTGAGATGTTTAagaggttcattatatttttgcaacCCGACCATAtgcttatgcaaatcaccaagtttgtctaaAATTTGAGCTCCCTATGGGGTGAAAGAAAACCATTTCTTTTGTGGTGGAACCCCCAAATTTCTTCTAAGATTTCATAGGCAACAttgacatcaagctcaataaaattcccttttgcGACAAAATCtaaaagttgtctatgatgcaaagccaaccCCACATAAAAATTTCTAAGCAAATTTTTTGCGTCTCCCTTTAAATTGCAAACACGATAGGACTCCattagcctataccaagcatctttcaaagtttctcgttgtctttgtttgaagtataaaacttcaaaatctggtAACAAAGGAGGAGCGTTCAAACCAGTCATTGTGATGAGAGAACAAGAACacggatagatctgacgagaaaatagCGAATgcaaaagagggcgaataaaacaaattttttttgtgaagtgggggagaggaaaaagagaggcaaataaaaaataatgtaaactacgaggagatgagatttgcgattaggaacctggttgatgttgatgatcctccctggtatttccccaaagaggaagagatgatgcagcataacgaccgtaggtatttccctcaatgatgataccaaggttatcgaaccagtaggagaaccaagcaacacaacgtaaatagcccctgcacacaaataacaaatactcgtaaCCCGACATgttataggggttgtcaatccctttcgggtaacggtgcctcaAATTGGCGAGAAGACGCGACAAAGTtgtaatagataggataaatagatcacaaataaaataaagtgcagcaaggtatttttgtatttttggtttaatagatctgaaaataaaataaaaggaaaatagatcgcaaaggcaaatatgatgaaaagagacccgggggccgtaggtttcactagtggcttctctcgagaaaagtagcaaatagtgggaaaacaattactattgggtaattgatagaacttcaaataatcatgatgatatccaggaaatgatcattatataggcatcacgtccaagattagtagaccaactcctacctgcatctactactattactccacacatcgaccgctatccaggatgcatctagtgtattaagttcatggaaaaatagagtaatgcaataagaatgatggcatgatatagacaagatctatttatgtagaaatagaccccatcttgttatctttaataacaacgatacatatgtgtcgtttccctttctgtcactgggatcaagcaccgtaaggttgaacccatcacaaagcacctcttcccattgcaagataaatagatcaagttggccaaacaaaacccaaacattggagaaaaaatacgaggctataagcaatcatgcatataagagatcgaagaagactcaaataactttcatggataaaaacatagatctgatcataaactcaaagttcattggatcccaacaaacacatcgcaaaaagacttacatcatatggatctccaagagaccattgcattgagaatcaagagagagggagagagaaagagagagaaagagagagatagagagagagagatagagagagagagagatagatagatagatagatagatagatagatagaggaagccatctagctactaactatggacccgtaggtctataaagaactactcacgcatcatcggagaggcaccaatggacatgatgaacccctccgagatggtgcctagattggatctggtgtttttggaacttgcggcggctggaattgattttcgtcgactcctctagggtttctggaatattggggtatttatagagcaaagaggcggtgcaggaggccaccgaggtgggcacaactattggaaatatgccctagaggcaataataaaatgattattattatatttccttgttcatgataattgtctattattcatgctataattgtgttatccggaaatcgtaatacatgtgtgaataaatagaccacaacatgtccctagtgagcctctagttgactagctcgttgatcaactgatagtcatggtttcctgactatggacattggatgtcgttgataacgggatcatatcattaggagaatgatgtgatggacaagacccaatcctaagcatagcacaagatcgtgtagttcgtttgctagagcttttccaatgtcaagtatcttttccttagaccatgagatcgtgtaactcccggataccgtaggagtgctttgggtgtaccaaacgtcacaacgtaactgcgtgactataaaggtatactacgggtatccccgaaagtgtatattgggttgacacggattgagactgggatttgtcactccgtatgacggagaggtatctctgggcccactcggtaatgcatcatcataatgacctcaaagtgaccaagtgtttggtcacgggatcatgcattacactatgagtaaagtgacttgccggtaacgagattgaacgaggtattgggatacccatgatcaaatctcgggaaagtaacataccgattgacaaagggaattgtatacggggttacttgaatcatcaacatcgtggttcatccgatgagatcatcgtggaacatgtgggagccaacatgcgtatccagatcccgctgttggttattgaccggagagtcgtctcggtcatgtctgcgtgtctcccgaacccgtagggtctacacacttaaggttcggtgacgctagggttgtagagatattagtatgcagtaacccgaaagttattcagagtcccggatgagatcccggatgtcacgaggagttccggaattttccgaaggtgaagaattatatataggaagtcaggttttggccatcgggaaagtttcgggggtcaccgatattgtaccgggaccaccggaagggtcccgggggtccactgggtggggccacctatcccggagggccccatgggctgaagtgggaggggaaccagcccctggtgggctggtgcgccccccttgggcgccccctgcgcctagggttggaaaccctaggggtgggggcgcctccacctggcttggggggcaagtttcccccctggccatcgccctccttggagattggatctcctagggccggcgccccccctaggggccctatatatagtggggggaggggagggaggtcagccgcaccccaagtctctggcgcctccctctccctccgcaacacctctccctcttgtagagcttggcgaagccctgccgagatcgctgttgcatccaccaccacgccggcgtgctgctggatctccatcaacctctccttcccccttgctggatcaagaaggaggagatgtcttccccaaccgtacgtgtgttgaacgcggaggtgctgtccgttcagcactaggatcatcggtgatttggatcacgacgagtacgactccgtcaaccccgttgtcttgaacgcttccgctcacgatctacaagggtatgtagatgcactcctctctatcgttgctagatgaactccatagattgatcttggtgaagcgtagattttttttattttctgcaacgttccccaacagtggcatcatgagctaggtctatgcgtagtttctttgcacgagtagaacacaaatttgttgtgggcatagatgttgtcaattttattgccactactagtcttatcttgtttcggaggcatcgtgggatgaagcggcccggactgaccttacacgtacgcttacgtgagacaggttccaccgactgacatgcactagttgcataaggtggctagcgggtgtctgtctctcccactttagtcggatcggattcgatgaaaagggtccttatgaagggtaaatagaaattggcatatcacgttgtggctttcacgtaggtaagaaacgttcttgctagaaccctattgcaaccacgtaaaaacatgcaacaacaattagaggacgtctaacttgtttttgcagcatatgccttgtgatgtcatatggccaaaagttgtgatgaattatatatatgtgatgcatacggtggctagcgggtgtctgtctctcccactttagttggagcggattcgatgaaaagggtccttatgaagggtaaatataagttgacaaatcacattgtggctttatCATAGGtgagaaaacgttcttgctagaaccctattgcagccacgtaaaagatgcaacaacaattagaggacgtctaacttgtttttgcagcaattgctttgtgatgtgatatggccagaagttgtgatgaatgatgaatgatatattgtgatgtatgagatcatgttcttgtaataggaatcacgacttgcatgtcgatgagtatgacaaccggcaggagccataggagttgtcttaattattgtatgacctgcgtgtcaatgattaaacaccatgtaattactttactttattgctaaaccgttagccatagtagtagaagtaatagttggcgagcaacttcatgtagacacgatgatggagatcatgatgatggagatcatgctgtcatgccggtgacgaagatgatcatggagccccgaagatggagatcaaaggagctatatgatattggccatatcatgtcactatttgattgcatgtcatgtttatcatgtttttgcatcttatttgctcagaacgacggtagtaaataagatgatccctcataataatttcaagaaagtgttccccctaactgtgcgccattgcgaaagttcattgtttcgaagcaccacgtgatgatcgggtgtgatagattccaacgtccacatacaatgggtgtaagacagatttacacatgcaaaacacttatgttaacttgacgagcctagcatgtacagacatggactcggaacacaagggaccgaaagttcgaacatgagtcgtatggaagatacgatcaacatggagatgttcaccgatgatgactagtccgtctcacatgatgatcggacacggcctagttgactcggatcatgtatcactcagatgactagagggatgtctaatctgagtgggagttcattaaataatttgattagatgaacttaattatcatgaacttagtctaaaaacctttgcaaaatgtcttgtagatcaaatggccaacgctcatgtcaacctcaacttcaacgcgttcctagagaaaaccaagctgaaagatgatggcagcaactattcagactgggtccggaacctgaggatcatcctcatagctgccaagaaagcatatgtcctagaaggaccgctaggtgaagcacccatcccatagaaccaagacgttatgaacgcttggcagtcacgtgggCGAACAGCTCCCGACGAACCCTGCCCCGCCTTGATTGGAGAACGAGCACGTATTGTACCTTGCAAAGAATGAAAACGGTTAGTATGCAACATATGGATGATTTAAGGATTCACAAAGGACACTGATATTATGCTTTGCACCTCGTGAATGCCGAGAGGTCTGATCGTCTCACGACGTTCCTCTGTTCCTCCTGGATCGCATCCGCACCCTCCGTGGTCGATCTCGACCTCTTTAGGCTCAGCTCAAGATATGGCATGGCGTTCTCACGGTCGGCGTCTTTCCCTTCCGGCACTTGTGAGGAGCAGTTAGGAGCATCTATTGCTCTAGCTGCCTGTTGGGCGTCCATGTTTTTGGCCATCGAACCGATTAGGTCAGCAGCTCGAACAATTGGCTCATCCGAATTTTCCATAACTGTATCGTTGGAGTTGTTCTGTGGCAGATACTCACACCGTCCATTATCTGTTGGTTTGACCGAACTCTCGTTCGGGGAGGATTGATCATCTGTGTTCAAATTACCAGGGGCACCTATCTCCAGCTCCTTCCCTTTGAACTCATCACCTGGAAAACATATTGGAATTTATTTAGTCAGTACAAAATGGCACAAGTAGCAGGCTTTTGGTTCAGTTGCACAGTGAGccggttgagcacttgagcatacCATACCATTAGTTTCTTTTGGTTTCTGGCATTTTTTGTTATCTGTACCTCTTAATCTATTGCTGCATATCTCTGACTTGAGGTGGCTCACATGCGCGCAAGTGCTATCAGGAGGATCAACTGACTGATCCGGAGACATGTCCTGTGGACTGTCGATCTCAACGGCACGCTTTGTCCATGAGCTCTGCGCGTTAAAATAAATTGATGAGAAAACTTGTTCAGATGCAGATACTTCTCACATATCTAAGTATTCTACTTACAGCAGTTGATTCAAGTTTCAAAGTCCAAACAACTAGCATATGTTTCAAATCTTACTATCCAGCAGTTTCCTCGTACAGTTTAAGCAAAGACTTCTACTACACTAGAGTAAAATACAGACCTGTCTAAGTTCGGTAGTTTACAAAAAGAATGAGTCATGTAGTAGTCACAGATAATTTGTTTGCTATATGGACAAATTGACCTCTAGTGCACTAGCAGAAGCAGTTAGTTGCATTCAGTTTTATCTAGCTTCCTTATCCTAAAAATTGTTGTGTTCAGTCTTGTCTGGAAATATTACAGATAGTAgtaaaaaaaaacataaaaatctCATACCTGAGTGCCACTACCATTATCGCTGCCATCCCTTGCATTGAGCCCCATGCTGGCATCGTCGTTGCGGTTATTGCTGTTATTATTGGAATCGTCAGCGCTCTTTGATTTGGTACACTTCTGCGTCTGAATGGCACTTCCACTACCACTGCCACTGGACTGAGTTCCATGAAAACAACTTTGTTTTAGTACCCAGTACCATACCAGTAAAAGATGCACTAGTAAGCTGGAAGGACACAAGTGAAACTAGGAactgaagcagcagcagcagcagcagtagtattTCTGAATGATGATACACCATGAGAGATAGTAACTTACGCTGTGAGAGCGTCTCCACACATGCGCCCAAAGGTTCTTAAGCTCGTTCTTACGTATCGGCTTGGCCAAGAAGTCAGCAGCACCATTTGACAGGCAACTGAGGACCGTGCCCATCGAATTGTGCGACGACATCACTGGAAACCAAGAAGATATAAATCTATGCACGTGGACGAAATGGACCTGATACTGAAACATTATAGCGGCGAGGGGGTGCTTACTGATGACGGGGATGTCCTTGCAGACCTCGTGGTTCATGATCCTGCCGAGCAGGTCGATCCCGGAGAGACCGCCGTGCATGAAGACCTCTGTCAGAACAAGGTCGATGTTGCTCTGCATGTCCTGGAGATACGCCCACGCCTGGTGGCCGTTTTCAGCAGGGATAACTGAACATGACAGACAACCAACGCCCAGATTTAgtacctccatgacgaccgagccAGTGCAAATTAACACCGGTAGTAGCTGAGACAGAGTATGAGTAAGGACCTTGGTACATGCAGTggcggagcagggcggtgacgaccTGCCGGGTGGAGTCGTCGGTCTCCACGAGCAGGACCCGGATGGTCTTCCTGTGGAGGAACTCCTCCCAGCAGCGCGGCTGGGCGGCATGGTCCCCTTGAGGCgacggcggctgctgctgctgctggtggtgatGACGGTCCATGGCGCTAGGAGGAGGCGGCCTGACTCCAAGAGGAAACATGTTGGGGTCGTTTGGTGGTTGACGGCGAGGGAGGAGGCGCGCATAATAGCACAACCAGCAGTACGCTGCCGTGAGTAATAATCGAACCTCGGTCGCATccggcgtgcgtgcgtgcgttcgTCGACGGCGGGCCaccgaatcaaatcaagaaaacaaaACGCAAAAAACACAGAGAAGAGCAAGTGGTTGAGACGGAGCGGAATGAATCGTCTCCTCGAATGGAGCTGCCGGCGGCTAAAAGGGGGGCAGTAGCAGACAAGGCGGCGAGCCGGTTAATCTCCAGCAATTTCCGGGCACATATTATTAGCTAGAGAGAGGGCCTGGAGTGAAGGAAGGAGCATGCCCTGGATCCACACGCAGATTGAAACGGATGATTCGATCCCCAATCGGGCAGGAACAGAGCAGACGAGTGACAGACAGGCGGGAGCTCACCTCGCGTTTGTCGCGCTGCGCTGCCTGtcaggttgaggaggaggaggacgacgaagacgcgggagggggcgcggccatggacggcggcggcgactgcAGTCGAGTCGAGCAGAGGAGTAgtccgcgtgtgtgtgtgtgtgtgcgggaaGCGAAGGGGGGCGGAGGAGTAGATattgggggagggggcgggtgaCGTGGACGAAATGGAGGCGGGGAGCGCCGGTGGTGGGGCCCCGGGGCGGCCAGAAAGAGATCCCCGTAAATCAAAAGCCGCGCGCTCCACACCCCGCCGCACCCGCGCTGGATCCGCATATCTTTTCTGCCCTCCGGAGGCGCCCAGCCCGGGCCAGCGGATCACC is a window encoding:
- the LOC123043497 gene encoding two-component response regulator-like PRR37 isoform X2; this translates as MRPRPPPPSAMDRHHHQQQQQPPSPQGDHAAQPRCWEEFLHRKTIRVLLVETDDSTRQVVTALLRHCMYQVIPAENGHQAWAYLQDMQSNIDLVLTEVFMHGGLSGIDLLGRIMNHEVCKDIPVIMMSSHNSMGTVLSCLSNGAADFLAKPIRKNELKNLWAHVWRRSHSSSGSGSGSAIQTQKCTKSKSADDSNNNSNNRNDDASMGLNARDGSDNGSGTQSSWTKRAVEIDSPQDMSPDQSVDPPDSTCAHVSHLKSEICSNRLRGDEFKGKELEIGAPGNLNTDDQSSPNESSVKPTDNGRCEYLPQNNSNDTVMENSDEPIVRAADLIGSMAKNMDAQQAARAIDAPNCSSQVPEGKDADRENAMPYLELSLKRSRSTTEGADAIQEEQRNVVRRSDLSAFTRYNTCSFSNQGGAGFVGSCSPT
- the LOC123043497 gene encoding two-component response regulator-like PRR37 isoform X1, coding for MRPRPPPPSAMDRHHHQQQQQPPSPQGDHAAQPRCWEEFLHRKTIRVLLVETDDSTRQVVTALLRHCMYQVIPAENGHQAWAYLQDMQSNIDLVLTEVFMHGGLSGIDLLGRIMNHEVCKDIPVIMMSSHNSMGTVLSCLSNGAADFLAKPIRKNELKNLWAHVWRRSHSSSGSGSGSAIQTQKCTKSKSADDSNNNSNNRNDDASMGLNARDGSDNGSGTQSSWTKRAVEIDSPQDMSPDQSVDPPDSTCAHVSHLKSEICSNRLRGTDNKKCQKPKETNGDEFKGKELEIGAPGNLNTDDQSSPNESSVKPTDNGRCEYLPQNNSNDTVMENSDEPIVRAADLIGSMAKNMDAQQAARAIDAPNCSSQVPEGKDADRENAMPYLELSLKRSRSTTEGADAIQEEQRNVVRRSDLSAFTRYNTCSFSNQGGAGFVGSCSPT